cgatagtgctccattattTCGATATGCAAGTCAATCAAAACCAAAATGTCTTTCCTTGTTAACGCCCACCAACGTGGTTCGCCCTTACAGACTACGTCCACGAACAAGCTTGAGAATAAATTCTGCCACTATAAAATAGTAGGCGTACAAAGAGGgcgttctctagaaactttctagagttacaatgagataagaCCAAAATAGTAGCACTCAGGTATTTTCCGGAAATTCCCTAAAATAATATTCTTACTATTTTGTCTCTTCCCGGaaataattagactaccctcAAATCActcaactctctcaattttgaGAACTCTCGTCTGCCTTCACTCTCTCAATTATTATTATACTCCCTCACAATCATATAATCTGGTAATCCTTGGCATTTTATACTGTCAAGGGTCACCAACAACCAACAACAACATTCAATGTTGTGAATGCTGTTGTTTGAAATATGAGGGTGGCGCCGAATTCGGTGTTACCCCAAttaatgatttatatatttttttaatatttacaaattacaCAAATGATCCCTCATTTAATTGGGATTTCAAATTAATATCAGATATTATTTACTACTATGTttttatttgtataatataATGTAGGTAACAATGAGTTTTTAGTTGTCATGCAAAGTTTTATACAAAtgtattatacaaatttttatacaaatgtattatataaataataacaCATGTAATTATCATTGAtagtattttttaataaatataaatgtaatataattataattataataaatataaatatattagttgAACTTTATATCTAAAATTTTCTCATTCATTTCAATAAACAAATTggtctttttattttatattttcaatagtaatttttttatagtttatccGATTTTTTCGATCCGAGTATCCTTTAATGAATCCTCTCTAAATTAAAACTTCCACTAGTAAACTTTTTATTAagaatttaaatatataaaaataaatattacacaaattatttaattaaagttcaatttcatttttattcctatatatatatatattaataacaagaagttaaaaaaatcatatattttaaatttttcagtTTTCAGTTTTCTcatacattatattttttttataccattagaatagataataataattataataattaaaacaaaagataaatgtatatacatatatataattagctgGAATTTACATATTATACTCCAACTAGAAAATGCTACctaatctaaaaatataaacataatgaataattaattgaaataagaagaatgaataaaattaaactttgaAATTGACtaaggaagcgtaagttttacCAGGAACCCAATCTTTAGGAATAACATTTTCAGCAACCAAAACGCTTCCAGAATATCGAGATTTAAGAAGAACAGAAAAAGGAGGACGCATTTCAGTTGGGGAATTATACTTCCAAAGTGCACCCCATGAGCGTACCATAGGCGTCCAATCATCTGGTTTTGCCAAACAATCCCTTACGTATACTTTTGATACATCGCCATCTCCTTCTGCGTATTCTACTACAAACGCTAAATAATATGGATTTGATCCTGCATCTATTTTGAAATCTACGTTCTTTGTTGAATAGTCACATTCAACCCTGtatcattaattaatatattagcCAAAAATATACTTGTTCACATGTTTGGATATCCGTGTAGTCGGCATTCGATAAGTCGGGCCAGGTTGGATAAGGGAATTCACATTAGATTCGACCTGGCCTAAAACCGTAAAAGGCCACTTATTTTTAAGATGGTTttgagatttgtaaaaataggATAGTTTGACCCATTGTActctattaatatttataattaagaaaaaaatttaattttttattatatataatatattagacAAAAGTCCATTGGGCCTCAGTCGAGTCCCCTCAGCCCGACCTATCAATCCAAGGCAAAAAGTATTACGAAGCCTCTaatcattattattttaatgGATTGGGCGCCAAATCTTTTATTTCATCATATAAGACTCCAATAACTTGTTTTGTTTgtgtgaacatctaattcatttagttattaatttaaaaaaaaattcatttaattatttggaaattgtaaatttttacggttgtaaataaagttttatagtttttctatatacatatataaaaaaatattattttttgaacTGTTAAACCAAATTTTTTGAATATAAAAGAAATGAATAATATTCTATTAAACAAGTTTTATATTTAAAGCTGATTTTCTAATTATTAAAAGcttaatgatataaaaaataaaaataaaaaaatattggttttaatgtattgaaataaaaatttaagaccCAATCCATCAAAATTAGAATGACTTTGATCcatgtaaaaaaattgtatatatgtatttatattacATACCTTGTGAACTCTAATTGGAGTTTTCCAGACTTACGAAGATTGTCTTCCTCACCATGTTTAGCAAGGGCACCGAAAGCTGTACCACTCAAATCAAAATGATTGTGTTGACATTCTGGACAAAGATCTGTCACAATCACTCTAACTGGTTTTTCTGAACAACATGGATTGTTTTTACATTTTACCTACATTCATttataacaacaataacaaaagCGACAAATATTTAGaaggaacaaaaaaaaaggattaagAACCAGGACGAAAACAAATTCCGTCATTAATGCCAAATTTCTCACAAATTTTGAAACCAATGAAGTTGCCGAcgaaatttttatgtttatcaTGGAAAAATCTGTTgagaaatcaatattttttttgttattttctctCTAGAGTCGGGGGCCAATGGCCCCTCTACAATACCTTGTAATTCCACCCCTGCGCTAGAGGGACCCTCACTCTTAATTTTCGGAAGATataaaagatattatattacCGGTAATATCCGTCGTGAACAtgataatttcattttattgagCATTTGTCATGGATTTAACAAGAGCGACAAATATATTCATTGATTGTCGCGTATTTATTTTACGGCTCCGTCTCGAGCTTAATTACCTGATAACATACACCACATCCCTTTCCTTCTTTATAAAGATTATGACTAATGGCAGTAATCATAGAATTAAAGGGGTGTTCTGAAACTGCTTTTGCATATCCACAAGCACCTCCTGCATCCATCCATTATTAAATTAATCACGAATCTAATTATTCacgataattaattaattaatagataattataaaaattaccATCACTTCCGCAGCCAGTAGGGGGACCGTACCAAGTTCCGACAGCTTCTCGCCAATGAGTATCGTCGATGCGTCGTTGCGTATTCTTGTCTTTACCGTGGCTAAAGCTGGGCTTAAAGTTGCTGCAAAAAATGATCAAAAATGCAACTAAACCATATGGTATTGATACTTGAATACTGcccattttattttgttttttttattttctttttgtccCTCTTTAATTATTTACCATCAATggcttattttttattttttattctttatttttgaATATGGCTGGCTCTGAAGAACAAGGGTTTATTTTGCCAGCCTTGTTTCTTTTTTGGTGTTTGATGATATTGTTTCTGCTTCTTTTTATAAGCAGGTGGTACCTATATTTAtggaattaattatttttagccACAAATTAACCAACTAATTTGTGAAcagaattcataatcaaatttataaatagaaaatataacCAAAATTAAAGGAGTCAACTTTTGTTATGATATGGTGTATTTTAATGTACTGGATTATGTACAATTTATCCCAATATTTTACTTTAAATATAAGATTTCATTTCCTAATAAATTCATCAACTATTACCAACAAGTTTTGATTGGTTTTGATAAATAAGATACAATTTCGGTCTTTGGATGTTCCTTTGAAGAAATattgtttttttgaaa
The DNA window shown above is from Euphorbia lathyris chromosome 1, ddEupLath1.1, whole genome shotgun sequence and carries:
- the LOC136217571 gene encoding putative expansin-B14, with amino-acid sequence MGSIQVSIPYGLVAFLIIFCSNFKPSFSHGKDKNTQRRIDDTHWREAVGTWYGPPTGCGSDGGACGYAKAVSEHPFNSMITAISHNLYKEGKGCGVCYQVKCKNNPCCSEKPVRVIVTDLCPECQHNHFDLSGTAFGALAKHGEEDNLRKSGKLQLEFTRVECDYSTKNVDFKIDAGSNPYYLAFVVEYAEGDGDVSKVYVRDCLAKPDDWTPMVRSWGALWKYNSPTEMRPPFSVLLKSRYSGSVLVAENVIPKDWVPGKTYASLVNFKV